The Sus scrofa isolate TJ Tabasco breed Duroc chromosome 4, Sscrofa11.1, whole genome shotgun sequence genomic sequence AGAAAAAGCCGAGATCCTGCAGATGACGGTGGATCACCTGAAAATGCTGCACACCGCAGGCGGGAAAGGTACATCTCtagtctggggtgggggaggggagtcctGAGTGTTTGCGGGTAGAGTGAACAGCTGCTGATGGCTAGGATTGGTGCAGTCGCTGCCTTCTTTTTACTGTGTGctttgggggcggggagagaacAGTGCGTGGTGTGTGGGGTTGCCTGCCAGTGCCTTTTTATATGCACATAGGTTTTTCCAGGGAGTGCGTCACCCCAGCCCTCTACAAATTAAACTTATGCACCTTCTTTTGGAAAATACTTACTACGTGTGAGATGCCCAAAAGTtgtgacagctctgattcaaataaAGTAGCTTTCGCCACATTTGTGTATTGTCATTTTGagaacaagctttttttttttttttaaagtgtatggtCTTAATTTAATatccaagatttttaaaaaatgagctgcCACGCGACTCTTGAGGAAAGAAACCTGTTGTGGTTAAgtaaagaaaacccaaaggaagGTAGGAGACGGAGGTCTGAGTGTCTGTCTCCAGCCGGAAAATGCTTTACTTTGGACCAAGTGCCTAAAAGCTCCGTGATGATAACTTACATCTGTGTGTCTAATGAATTTCACTACTCTGTGGTTTTTCTGTCCTTGatgtagtttttgttgtttttgagggAAAACATTAAAGGAATGAACATAGTTTCATCTGCCGGTAGGGTATAATTCCAGTTTCTGCTTGGCAGTTTCTAATTGGGCTTTGAACTTGCATTAGCAAACACATACTTCTTACGCTGATTAATGCAAAGATTTTGGTCGACTCTCAAATAAATCTGGACTTTCAGAAGAGCccatgaatgctttttttttttttttttttttttttttttaaggatgtagCTACTTGCCAGGAAGGGCTGCCTTTGGGATTGAAGAAATGCGGGAAATGAGCAAAGCtctgaggtttttcttttgttcGTTTCCTCAGGCTATTTTGATGCGCACGCCCTTGCTATGGACTATCGGAGTTTGGGGTTTCGGGAATGCCTGGCAGAAGTCGCCCGTTACCTGAGCATCATTGAAGGACTAGATGCCTCTGACCCTCTTCGCGTTCGACTGGTCTCGCATCTGAACAACTATGCCTCCCAGCGGGAAGCGGCCAGCGGCGCCCACGCAGGCCTTGGACATATTCCCTGGGGGAGCGCCTTCGGACATCACCCACACGTCGCGCACCCCCTGTTGCTGCCCCAGAACGGCCACGGGAACGCTGGCACCACCGCTTCGCCCACGGAACCCCACCACCAGGGCAGGTTGGCCACGGCACATCCGGAGGCGCCCGCTTTGCGAGCGCCCCCTAGCGGCGGCCTTGGACCAGTGCTCCCCGTGGTCACCTCCGCCTCCAAACTCTCGCCGCCCCTGCTCTCCTCGGTAGCCTCCCTGTCTGCCTTCCCCTTCTCTTTCGGCTCCTTCCACTTACTCTCTCCCAATGCGCTGAGCCCTTCGGCACCCACGCAAGCTGCAAACCTTGGCAAACCCTATAGACCTTGGGGGACAGAGATCGGAGCTTTTTAAAGAACTGATGCTGTAGAATGAGGGAGGGGAAAGCTTAAGATCCCAGCTGAGCTGGGCTGTTGCCAACATCACCTTAAAAgtcatcagtaaaataaaaaggaaaaaaggtacattttcagataaattttGTTGAAAGACAAAAGGtttgttggttttaatttttttaatttttttaaaatcatgtcatGTATCAGCAGTTTTAAAAAACTAGTTAAATTTTGTTTCCAACGTTACATTGAAATAGTGAGTATAAACCAACAAAGTGGTGATAGGTTTGTTCTGTGCCTAATTTACTTTGTAAACCTATCTGTCTAAGGATGAATCAAAGTTTGGGAATTTTAACATTTAGtattttggtctgtttttctccttgtatAGTTCCCATCTCTTtttagacttaattttttaaaccacTATGCTCAATGTTAACATGATgctatttgttaatattttgaccATTAAGGTGTTGTATAAATAATATTCATTGGGGAGGGTCtatattgaattttatatttctgaataaaGCGTTGACAAATCAGATGATCAGCTTTatccaagaaagaaaacttgCTAATTCTCTGCCTTCTACAGCAGTAAGGTGAATGTACAAACCATCAGGGGCTCTGAATCTACATGACCAATGGCTGTTCTCTGCCGAGGCTCACAGTTCTGGCTTAGTAGGGAGAGGTCCCCATTTGGAATTGGCAGGGAAGAGACAGAAGA encodes the following:
- the HEY1 gene encoding hairy/enhancer-of-split related with YRPW motif protein 1 isoform X1, with protein sequence MKRAHPEYSSSDSELDETIEVEKESADENGNLSSALGSMSPTTSSQILARKRRRGIIEKRRRDRINNSLSELRRLVPSAFEKQVMEKGSAKLEKAEILQMTVDHLKMLHTAGGKGYFDAHALAMDYRSLGFRECLAEVARYLSIIEGLDASDPLRVRLVSHLNNYASQREAASGAHAGLGHIPWGSAFGHHPHVAHPLLLPQNGHGNAGTTASPTEPHHQGRLATAHPEAPALRAPPSGGLGPVLPVVTSASKLSPPLLSSVASLSAFPFSFGSFHLLSPNALSPSAPTQAANLGKPYRPWGTEIGAF
- the HEY1 gene encoding hairy/enhancer-of-split related with YRPW motif protein 1 isoform X2, which encodes MKRAHPEYSSSDSELDETIEVEKESADENGNLSSALGSMSPTTSSQILARKRRRGIIEKRRRDRINNSLSELRRLVPSAFEKQGSAKLEKAEILQMTVDHLKMLHTAGGKGYFDAHALAMDYRSLGFRECLAEVARYLSIIEGLDASDPLRVRLVSHLNNYASQREAASGAHAGLGHIPWGSAFGHHPHVAHPLLLPQNGHGNAGTTASPTEPHHQGRLATAHPEAPALRAPPSGGLGPVLPVVTSASKLSPPLLSSVASLSAFPFSFGSFHLLSPNALSPSAPTQAANLGKPYRPWGTEIGAF